A window from Chelmon rostratus isolate fCheRos1 chromosome 13, fCheRos1.pri, whole genome shotgun sequence encodes these proteins:
- the bard1 gene encoding BRCA1-associated RING domain protein 1 isoform X2: MDNDVLVQTKDWRNTKEAVANFRRLLLCSKCSDLMKEPVCLGMCEHMLCRSCAGPQAGDGCVVCHSPAWVKDIQINRQLSSIIQLFSGLESLLGPIEQPDSSVSEIQTQPESPILKHKKNFKIWFSPRSRKVRCVAEKPSEVTARENRSSGETAAAQPDAISAKHRDLSVFNFTSSSQDSGSSSSQRCKNESTNRKKMSAKKNAASRKVSMQGATRTTRKQTKQKMKKNRLEAINQQWGITEEVVALKEKEHSCAEGKKRSSKRVSFLSPAVTSDEPQPEVPQGSTNELSPGRSTMTESLSGAVLNDQTQPGQSMSDSVVQHDKLSTNDPNPSDTHEKQDNISPPKHSSKRSRVEEKVATWETTPRRPRASPVRRRKSQMSPTVLNPPSLASPRCGNSIKNSRQEQGDSPSVLATVSRKSPCTHGASVGRPTSGSPAIMKRNHKGETLLHLAAIKGDVEAVKEMLDQGADPNLKDNAGWTPLHEACNLGHLAVVEVLASRGALLNTPGYENDSPLHDAVRNGHPAIVKVLLQLGASQNVLNLHGKRPAHYAVSREMLDIFQEASEGTQCANTSLSPSASLSVVSDCVRRDEMVVFLASKLSRPEQNQLAKLGGLLGGKIADSFSGSVSHVVLPEGHMPTTYSTLLGLLAGCWVVKFSSLSAIVRSD, translated from the exons ATGGATAATGATGTTCTCGTGCAGACAAAGGATTGGAGGAACACTAAGGAGGCGGTTGCGAACTTTCGACGACTGCTACTTTGCTCAAAATG ctCAGATCTAATGAAGGAACCTGTGTGTCTAGGGATGTGCGAGCATATGCTATGCAG GTCCTGTGCTGGCCCCCAGGCAGGAGATGGCTGCGTGGTGTGTCATAGTCCTGCATGGGTGAAGGACATCCAAATCAACAGGCAGCTCAGCAGCATCATACAGCTTTTCTCTGGTTTGGAGTCTTTGCTTGGTCCCATTGAGCAACCAG ACTCCTCTGTATCCGAAATTCAAACACAACCGGAGAGTCCTATCTTAAAACACAAGAAGAACTTCAAGATCTGGTTCAGCCCCCGCAGCCGCAAGGTACGTTGTGTTGCAGAGAAGCCTTCAGAGGTCACTGCAAGAGAGAATAGGTCTTCTGGAGAAACAGCCGCAGCACAGCCAGATGCCATTTCTGCTAAACACCGGGAcctgtcagtttttaatttcacCTCATCCTCCCAAGACTctggctcctcttcctctcaaagatgtaaaaatgaaagcacGAACAGGAAGAAGATGTCAGCTAAGAAAAATGCTGCCAGCAGGAAGGTGTCAATGCAAGGGGCCACTAGGACCACACGAAAACAGACCAagcagaagatgaagaagaacagGCTGGAGGCCATAAACCAGCAATGGGGGATCACCGAGGAGGTAGTCGCCTTAAAGGAAAAGGAGCATTCCTGTGCTGAAGGGAAAAAGAGGTCCAGTAAGAGGGTTTCCTTCCTAAGCCCTGCTGTCACGTCTGACGAGCCTCAGCCAGAAGTGCCACAGGGGAGTACTAATGAACTCAGCCCTGGCAGGAGCACCATGACGGAGAGTCTCTCAGGAGCTGTACTGAATGACCAAACCCAGCCTGGTCAGAGCATGTCAGACAGTGTTGTGCAGCATGACAAACTGTCTACAAATGACCCCAACCCCAGTGACACTCATGAAAAACAGGACAACATTTCTCCCCCAAAGCATTCCTCAAAAAGATCcagagtggaggagaaggtCGCCACATGGGAGACCACCCCAAGAAGGCCCAGGGCTTCCCCAGTCAGGAGGAGAAAATCACAGATGTCCCCAACTGTCCTCAACCCTCCATCTTTGGCTAGCCCCAGGTGTGGTAACAGCATCAAAAACTCAAGACAGGAGCAAGGAGACAGCCCGTCTGTCCTAGCCACTGTTAGCAGAAAATCTCCCTGTACTCATGGTGCATCAGTTGGACGGCCCACCTCAGGGAGCCCTGCAATTATGAAGAGGAACCACAAGGGAGAGACCCTGCTGCATCTAGCTGCTATAAAG GGAGATGTAGAGGCTGTCAAAGAAATGCTGGACCAGGGGGCTGACCCTAACCTGAAGGATAATGCAGGGTGGACACCTCTG CACGAAGCGTGTAACCTGGGTCACCTGGCAGTTGTGGAGGTGTTGGCCTCAAGGGGAGCCCTGTTGAATACGCCCGGCTATGAAAATGACTCTCCACTCCATGATGCAGTGAGGAATGGACACCCAGCCATTGTGAAAGTGCTGCTACAGCTTGGAGCCTCACAGAATGTACT TAATCTGCATGGAAAGCGGCCCGCACATTATGCAGTGAGTCGGGAGATGCTTGATATTTTCCAGGAAGCCTCAGAAGGAACTCAATGTGCTAATACATCTCTTAGCCCCTCGGCCAGCCTGTCTGTG GTGAGCGACTGTGTGAGGAGAGACGAAATGGTGGTGTTTCTGGCCAGCAAACTATCACGCCCAGAACAGAATCAACTGGCCAAACTGGGAGGGCTACTGGGAGGGAAGATAGCTGACAGCTTTTCTGGCTCAG TGAGCCATGTCGTGCTGCCAGAAGGACACATGCCCACCACCTACTCCACCCTCCTGGGTCTTCTTGCTGGCTGCTGGGTTGTCAAATTCAGCT